A single region of the Procambarus clarkii isolate CNS0578487 chromosome 94, FALCON_Pclarkii_2.0, whole genome shotgun sequence genome encodes:
- the LOC138360026 gene encoding uncharacterized protein yields the protein MPSRAVPGWPQQGEDARLEANMGHLLPIALLLLLTALYGVISSTQSTQGSTWYSLSVPNATLNDPGHAVLQNASVSLLQCAELASLAFPGGIFCYSNGICNLHDLQVNWTIEGCLNVTNICYMGLPPQPCNSFAVVSGLEDLGRLLLPPNIMMAFDASRSFCKCLGGDLLVAPTADAFLRLAAYYTQTSTLTNVWVGVQQTLWLNGRNTEPKEFAPFEPNLLGKACCRMQNEFSRNFLLADNPCDMVYNFLCQLN from the exons ATGCCATCACGAGCAGTTCCTGGCTGGCCTCAGCAAGGAGAGGACGCTCGTCTGGAAGCCAACATGGGGCACCTGCTCCCCATAGCTCTTCTGCTCCTCCTCACTGCCCTTTATGGGGTCATCTCAAGCACTCAGAGTACCCAAGGATCAACTTGGTATAGTTTAAGCGTGCCTAACGCCACACTTAATGATCCCGGCCACGCTGTCCTGCAAAATGCTTCAGTAAGTTTGCTGCAGTGTGCAGAACTTGCCAGCCTGGCTTTTCCAGGTGGAATTTTCTGCTACAGCAACGGGATATGTAACCTCCATGATTTGCAAGTTAATTGGACCATTGAAGGATGCTTGAACGTTACTAACATCTGCTACATGGGCCTCCCTCCAC AGCCCTGTAATTCCTTCGCTGTGGTGTCCGGACTGGAGGATTTGGGTCGCTTACTTTTGCCGCCCAACATTATGATGGCGTTTGATGCCTCTCGATCGTTCTGTAAGTGTCTAGGTGGAGACCTGCTTGTGGCGCCTACAGCGGATGCCTTCCTGCGTCTAGCTGCGTATTACACCCAAACCAGTACCT TGACGAACGTGTGGGTTGGTGTGCAGCAAACCCTTTGGCTGAACGGACGAAATACTGAACCAAAAGAATTTGCTCCTTTCGAACCTAACCTCCTTGGCAAAGCATGTTGCCGTATGCAAAACGAGTTCTCCCGTAACTTCCTTCTTGCTGACAATCCCTGTGACATGGTATACAACTTCCTCTGCCAGCTGAATTAA